Proteins encoded in a region of the Plasmodium brasilianum strain Bolivian I chromosome Unknown PB_00_04, whole genome shotgun sequence genome:
- a CDS encoding fam-m protein, giving the protein MYIKEQNIKSLFLIKISMLILFTWLCHFINDMNGFIKSSDESYTLGSVLKKRTYRLLAEYKEGKGSNIVVLKDMPNYKECKNKDKSNNKKGGIRKNGKPNKSLSKKRFYTKLTDYNDGMSDRKYFHFEKKWIRKKHYELFQEQNKRISDKNLKKIKFRSYGFAVAVFFLFFLFGIGFPILQGLELLKPLQTQLLGILSEIIGNPTVVQHFICSIFYGVLIIILAIIIIITIPKILINNEKYKKYKLLDGK; this is encoded by the exons ATGTATATCAAGGAACAAAATATCAAATCTctgtttttaattaaaatttctatgcttattctttttacttGGTTATGCCATTTTATAAATGACAtg aATGGGTTTATCAAGTCTTCGGATGAAAGTTACACTCTTGGTAgcgttttaaaaaaaagaacttaTAGATTACTAGCTGAATATAAAGAGGGTAAGGGCTCAAATATTGTAGTATTAAAAGATATGCCAAATTATAAAGagtgtaaaaataaagataaatctaataataaaaaagggggAATACGAAAAAACGGAAAACCCAATAAATCATTAAGTAAGAAGAGATTCTATACAAAACTTACGGATTATAATGATGGAATGTCTGATAGaaaatatttccattttgaaaaaaaatggattagaaaaaaacattatgaGCTCTTCCAAGAAcagaataaaagaattagtgataaaaatttaaaaaaaataaaatttagaagtTACGGATTTGCAGTtgctgttttttttcttttttttttgtttggaATAGGATTCCCTATATTACAAGGTTTGGAGCTGCTTAAGCCTCTACAGACGCAGCTTCTAGGGATATTAAGTGAGATCATAGGTAATCCCACTGTAGTACAACACTTTATTTGTTCAATATTTTATGGAGtacttataataatattagctataataattataataactaTTCCTAAGatcttaataaataatgaaaaatataaaaaatataagttgttggatggaaaataa